One genomic segment of Catalinimonas alkaloidigena includes these proteins:
- a CDS encoding OmpA family protein, whose protein sequence is MVRKTPYTLIIFLLICISWDAFGQDNKELARQQVEIGDEIYYEQKAPEVAKEFYILAAQADPDNIKANYMAAKTITETINKGQATPYYLRVYELDPDYRFDLLYSIGRAYQYGLEFEKAFEFYNHYLAKLAKDTEYRGEDKIPQSQVKRRIYECENGMEFVANARNFTITNIGSEINSNSLDYAPVINADETIMIFTSRRKEGNLNENVYDDNFGYEDIFISRKVDGKWMPAENIGETVNTLYFESNLSLSADGQQLYIYRDENNGDIYVSDRKSDGNWSQPVPLSDNINSSYSENSVSISPDGQTIYFSSNRPGGYGGLDLYKCEKDRRGEWGKVTNLGDKINTPFDEDGVFIDYDNTTLYFSSRGRKGMGGYDIFKSERDAEAETETWTEPVNLGHPINTPDDDIFFVSTKDGMRGYYATVRNDGVGYLDIYMVEIPDLDADQEKLGKQKSNQIAENNQNQNNKKLNKVQDNTPGPSLQAVQLLLKVEDAATQEAIAASVSIKEMQSGESIPGQSVAEGIYRFDILSEEDANYVLAVEKGGYVYKSLRVGIPAATQEVQEFRKKVTLDRISSDYKMILNFVYFDFNSASLKEESFDELNRLKQFMMSNAGTSIEIAGHTDAVGPRAYNKDLSQQRAQAIVDFLINEGIEAGRLIAQGYGEEDPLASNDDEVEGRELNRRVEMRILSTSQISRKD, encoded by the coding sequence ATGGTAAGAAAAACGCCATATACACTGATTATTTTTCTGCTGATATGCATCTCCTGGGATGCTTTTGGACAGGATAATAAAGAACTTGCCCGCCAACAGGTAGAAATTGGTGATGAAATTTACTACGAGCAGAAGGCCCCTGAAGTAGCTAAAGAATTCTACATACTGGCAGCACAAGCTGATCCTGATAATATCAAGGCCAATTATATGGCCGCCAAAACCATCACTGAGACGATCAATAAAGGTCAGGCCACACCTTACTATCTTCGTGTATATGAGCTTGACCCTGACTACCGTTTTGACCTTCTCTATTCTATTGGTAGAGCTTATCAGTATGGTTTGGAATTTGAGAAAGCGTTTGAGTTTTATAATCACTATCTGGCCAAGCTAGCTAAGGATACTGAGTACCGCGGGGAAGATAAAATACCTCAGAGCCAGGTAAAAAGACGTATTTATGAGTGTGAAAACGGAATGGAGTTCGTTGCCAATGCCCGTAACTTTACGATCACCAATATCGGTAGCGAAATTAACTCCAATAGCCTGGATTATGCTCCGGTAATTAATGCGGACGAAACGATAATGATCTTTACCTCTCGTCGTAAGGAAGGGAACCTGAACGAAAACGTATATGATGATAACTTTGGCTACGAAGATATCTTTATCTCCCGTAAAGTAGATGGAAAGTGGATGCCTGCCGAAAACATAGGTGAAACTGTTAACACGCTCTATTTTGAGTCCAATCTCTCCTTATCCGCCGATGGGCAGCAGCTTTATATTTACCGTGACGAAAATAATGGGGATATTTATGTTTCTGACCGTAAAAGTGATGGCAACTGGTCACAACCGGTACCACTAAGCGACAACATAAACTCCAGCTATTCTGAAAACTCAGTCTCAATTTCCCCTGACGGACAAACCATCTATTTTTCCAGTAACAGACCGGGAGGTTACGGAGGGCTGGATCTCTACAAATGTGAAAAAGACCGCCGGGGAGAGTGGGGTAAAGTAACGAACCTGGGGGACAAGATTAATACTCCTTTTGATGAAGATGGGGTGTTTATTGATTATGACAATACCACGCTTTACTTCAGCAGTAGAGGCCGTAAAGGCATGGGAGGCTATGATATTTTTAAGTCTGAGCGTGATGCAGAAGCGGAAACTGAAACCTGGACAGAACCCGTTAACTTAGGGCATCCTATTAATACCCCTGATGATGACATCTTTTTTGTAAGTACCAAGGATGGTATGCGGGGTTATTACGCTACTGTACGTAATGATGGAGTTGGCTATCTCGATATATACATGGTAGAAATTCCTGACTTAGATGCTGATCAGGAAAAGTTAGGCAAACAGAAAAGCAATCAGATCGCTGAAAATAATCAGAATCAGAACAACAAAAAACTCAACAAAGTACAAGATAATACTCCTGGTCCTTCCTTACAGGCAGTACAATTGCTACTCAAAGTAGAAGATGCTGCTACGCAGGAAGCTATCGCTGCAAGTGTGAGCATTAAAGAAATGCAAAGTGGCGAATCTATACCGGGACAAAGCGTTGCAGAAGGTATTTATCGCTTTGATATTCTTAGTGAAGAAGATGCCAACTATGTGTTAGCCGTAGAAAAAGGTGGGTATGTATACAAAAGTCTTAGAGTAGGCATTCCTGCAGCAACCCAAGAAGTCCAGGAGTTCAGAAAAAAAGTAACGCTGGATAGGATTTCATCTGACTACAAAATGATCCTGAACTTCGTTTATTTTGATTTCAACAGTGCCAGTCTAAAAGAAGAATCTTTTGATGAATTGAACCGCCTGAAGCAATTTATGATGAGCAATGCCGGTACCAGTATAGAAATCGCCGGGCATACTGATGCTGTAGGGCCCCGCGCTTATAATAAAGATTTGTCTCAGCAACGCGCACAAGCGATTGTTGACTTCCTGATCAATGAAGGAATAGAGGCAGGCAGATTAATTGCACAGGGCTACGGAGAAGAAGACCCACTTGCTTCTAATGATGATGAGGTAGAAGGCCGTGAGCTCAACCGCCGGGTTGAGATGCGAATACTCAGTACCAGTCAGATCAGTAGAAAAGACTAA
- the ubiE gene encoding bifunctional demethylmenaquinone methyltransferase/2-methoxy-6-polyprenyl-1,4-benzoquinol methylase UbiE — protein sequence MAVVPYKDQKNSKKEQVATMFNNISKRYDLLNHLLSLGIDIIWRKKAIKQLKAERPQLILDMATGTADFAIESLSLNPEKVIGVDISEGMLEVGRKKLKKMKLDHKIELKLGDSERIPFDDNIFDAIIVAFGVRNFENLEKGLSDMFRVLKPGGKVVVLEFSKPTKFPLKQLYNFYFKVILPVIGRLISKDQSAYTYLPESVQSFPDGKAFLEVLKKVGYQKTTCKTLTFGISSIYTGKK from the coding sequence ATGGCAGTAGTCCCCTACAAAGATCAAAAAAACAGTAAAAAAGAACAGGTAGCTACGATGTTCAACAACATCAGTAAACGCTACGACTTGTTGAACCACCTTCTCAGCCTGGGTATTGATATCATCTGGCGAAAAAAAGCCATCAAACAGCTCAAGGCAGAACGCCCCCAACTCATTCTGGATATGGCTACCGGCACTGCCGACTTCGCTATTGAATCTCTCTCGCTGAATCCTGAGAAAGTTATCGGTGTGGATATTTCAGAAGGAATGCTGGAGGTAGGCCGCAAAAAGCTCAAGAAGATGAAGCTGGACCATAAAATTGAGCTGAAGTTGGGCGACTCAGAAAGAATACCTTTTGATGATAATATATTTGATGCCATCATCGTTGCTTTTGGTGTACGGAACTTTGAAAACCTGGAAAAAGGATTATCTGATATGTTCAGAGTGCTTAAGCCGGGTGGTAAGGTAGTGGTACTGGAATTTTCCAAGCCAACAAAGTTTCCGCTTAAGCAATTGTATAATTTTTACTTTAAAGTGATACTGCCGGTAATAGGCCGGTTGATTTCTAAAGATCAGTCAGCATACACCTATCTACCTGAATCTGTACAGTCCTTTCCCGATGGAAAAGCGTTCTTAGAAGTACTCAAGAAGGTAGGTTACCAGAAAACAACATGCAAGACACTTACATTTGGCATCAGCTCAATATACACTGGCAAAAAGTAG
- a CDS encoding porin family protein, with amino-acid sequence MQDTYIWHQLNIHWQKVVICCFLLSTLFLSEAHAQLTKSENLPNYDNRWLHYGFSIGMHTSSYRVQYNDNFTSSAFDSLHSIMPSNAFGFSLGLIANVRLAEFLDLRVTPEVVFYENRLDYNYLRAGQSVVDEQIVETTFVEFPILFKYKSMRRGNTRMYLIGGVEPGIEATGKKKDQNDEDRLLVSGTNLSVQVGFGLDVYFPLFKFAPEVRFSRGLLNMKNDTENAYGAPIQQLTTNTVTLYLLFE; translated from the coding sequence ATGCAAGACACTTACATTTGGCATCAGCTCAATATACACTGGCAAAAAGTAGTAATTTGCTGCTTTTTGCTCTCTACTTTATTCCTATCTGAGGCCCACGCCCAGCTCACCAAGTCGGAGAATCTTCCTAACTATGATAATCGCTGGCTTCACTATGGCTTCTCCATTGGTATGCACACTTCCAGTTATAGGGTGCAGTACAATGATAACTTCACCTCATCCGCTTTTGACTCGCTCCATTCTATTATGCCTTCCAATGCATTTGGCTTTTCTTTAGGATTAATTGCAAACGTGCGATTGGCAGAATTTCTGGATCTGCGCGTGACCCCAGAAGTAGTTTTCTATGAAAACAGACTGGATTACAATTATCTCCGAGCCGGGCAAAGTGTGGTAGATGAACAAATTGTAGAAACTACTTTTGTAGAATTTCCAATCTTATTCAAATATAAATCAATGCGTCGGGGTAATACCCGGATGTATCTTATCGGAGGAGTAGAACCAGGTATAGAGGCTACCGGTAAAAAGAAAGACCAGAATGACGAAGACAGATTACTGGTCAGCGGCACCAATCTATCAGTGCAGGTTGGTTTTGGTCTGGATGTCTATTTTCCACTTTTCAAATTTGCCCCTGAGGTTCGTTTTTCACGAGGCTTATTGAATATGAAAAATGATACCGAAAATGCCTATGGTGCGCCTATTCAACAACTTACTACCAATACGGTGACGCTCTATCTTCTTTTTGAGTAA
- a CDS encoding FAD-binding domain-containing protein — MKNQGINVVWFKRDLRLTDHAPLHHAIKSKRPTLLLFFFEPSLLNAPESSNRHWRFLLESVREMQAKLNEHQTQLYIFHHEVLDVLKAIHASHPIVNIYSYQETGLQITFERDKAVAEFCKASDIQWYEYENNAVVRGLKNRDGWSGHWEQFMQSQLDEVTLKKIIPFHLSQAFYQAHRGSDLSHDINNPDRNFQPGGSEFAFKYLVSFLKERVIDYNKYISKPHLSRKSCSRLSPYIAWGNISVRQVYQTAEAFKQWVPHKKQVNNFISRLRWQGHFIQKFEMECDIEFDNFNRGFDGTRTQWNEAYFKAWKNGMTGYPMVDAAMRCVNTTGYLNFRMRAMLVSFLTHHLWLPWKAGATYLAKQFLDFEPGIHYPQFHMQAGTTGIHTIRIYNPVKQSLTHDKEAEFIRMWIPEIAHLPLAFIHQPWKMTPIEQGMYNFRLGADYPLPIVDLKESGKFARDQLWQLQDKEGVKREANRILAKHTSRSGVI; from the coding sequence GTGAAAAACCAAGGAATTAACGTCGTATGGTTCAAGAGAGACCTCAGGCTTACAGATCATGCGCCCTTACATCATGCTATCAAGAGCAAAAGGCCAACTTTACTACTTTTTTTCTTTGAGCCTTCACTATTAAATGCCCCTGAAAGTAGTAACAGACACTGGCGTTTTTTATTGGAATCTGTGCGTGAGATGCAAGCCAAACTTAATGAGCATCAGACACAATTATATATTTTCCATCATGAAGTGCTTGATGTTCTCAAAGCTATTCACGCTTCTCATCCTATCGTAAATATATATTCTTATCAGGAAACAGGCTTACAAATCACTTTTGAAAGAGATAAAGCAGTAGCAGAATTTTGTAAGGCATCTGACATACAATGGTATGAGTATGAAAATAATGCGGTGGTTCGTGGTCTCAAAAATCGTGATGGATGGAGCGGACACTGGGAGCAGTTTATGCAAAGCCAGCTGGATGAAGTCACATTAAAAAAAATAATACCCTTTCATCTTTCCCAGGCTTTTTATCAAGCCCACCGCGGAAGTGACCTTTCCCATGATATCAATAATCCTGACCGTAATTTCCAGCCGGGAGGAAGTGAGTTTGCATTCAAATATCTGGTTTCTTTTCTAAAGGAGAGGGTAATAGACTACAATAAATACATTTCTAAGCCACATCTGAGCAGGAAGAGTTGTAGCCGCCTTTCTCCCTATATTGCCTGGGGAAACATATCAGTCAGACAGGTTTATCAAACGGCAGAAGCCTTTAAGCAGTGGGTTCCACATAAAAAACAGGTTAATAATTTTATCTCACGACTCCGCTGGCAAGGGCATTTTATCCAGAAGTTTGAGATGGAATGCGATATTGAGTTTGACAACTTTAACCGGGGCTTTGATGGCACTCGTACCCAATGGAATGAAGCTTATTTTAAGGCCTGGAAAAACGGTATGACCGGCTACCCCATGGTAGATGCTGCGATGCGCTGTGTAAATACTACCGGCTACCTTAATTTCAGGATGAGGGCGATGCTGGTATCTTTTCTCACCCATCACCTTTGGCTGCCCTGGAAAGCCGGGGCTACATATCTGGCAAAACAGTTTCTGGACTTTGAGCCGGGAATTCATTACCCACAATTTCATATGCAGGCCGGAACCACGGGCATCCATACTATCCGTATATACAATCCGGTTAAGCAATCCCTTACTCATGATAAGGAAGCGGAATTCATCAGGATGTGGATACCAGAAATTGCTCATCTTCCCCTTGCTTTCATTCATCAACCCTGGAAAATGACGCCTATTGAGCAGGGAATGTATAATTTTAGGTTAGGTGCGGATTATCCTTTACCTATCGTAGATCTGAAAGAAAGCGGAAAATTTGCACGAGATCAGCTGTGGCAGTTGCAGGACAAGGAAGGGGTCAAAAGAGAGGCGAATAGAATTTTGGCAAAACACACCAGCAGAAGTGGGGTTATTTAA
- a CDS encoding DUF2256 domain-containing protein, whose amino-acid sequence MKLRKKRDLPTKICPICGNPFSWRKKWEKHWDEIVYCSERCRRNKNRSKVV is encoded by the coding sequence ATGAAACTACGCAAAAAAAGAGACCTGCCCACCAAAATTTGCCCTATATGTGGTAATCCTTTCAGCTGGCGTAAGAAATGGGAAAAGCATTGGGATGAAATCGTTTACTGCAGTGAACGCTGCCGCAGGAATAAGAACCGGTCTAAAGTGGTATAA
- a CDS encoding DUF7009 family protein, whose amino-acid sequence MKLRIKGNSIRLRLTQSEVEDIIKGKAVKETVSFGDVSPSFHYVLESDSASKAVSAHYTEHTICIQLPEAEANSWATTEQVGIEREIPLQKDESLYVLIEKDFQCLHQRPREDEQDNFPNPAAESKA is encoded by the coding sequence ATGAAACTCAGAATCAAAGGAAATAGCATACGATTACGCCTCACACAGTCTGAAGTAGAGGACATTATAAAGGGGAAAGCGGTAAAAGAAACAGTCTCCTTTGGTGATGTATCCCCCTCATTTCATTATGTACTAGAATCTGATTCCGCTTCAAAAGCCGTATCAGCACATTATACTGAACATACCATTTGCATTCAGCTCCCTGAAGCTGAAGCTAACAGTTGGGCAACTACTGAGCAGGTAGGCATTGAAAGGGAGATTCCTCTGCAAAAAGATGAATCTTTGTATGTGCTGATAGAAAAAGATTTTCAGTGCCTGCACCAGCGTCCACGCGAAGATGAACAGGACAATTTTCCTAACCCAGCTGCCGAAAGCAAAGCTTAG
- a CDS encoding DUF4202 family protein — MRIQTNFESMALNKKETEGNVLFPVFFKLHELEVLVVGGGYVGLEKLQALVKNSPETHITLVGKEILQEDIYKLAKKYPHIKIIERKFKRKDLRDKDLVFLATNDRKLHEKIKKMTRRKHIMTNVADTPDLCDFYLSSVVKKGDLKIAVSSNGKSPTLTKRIREYLEEAIPDDVQLLLDNLKEVRDQLKGDFEYKVQKLNEVTSDWLGKEKKAGDTIEDKARFEKTITVFDQANAEDPHHEIVDGRNVPKELVYGQRMSNTLAVFFPNASEELQLAARCQHIRRWEIPRDTYPMDRKGYLKWRTQLKIFHAKKAGEIMAAHGYDQKTIERVAFLLKKQKLKSDPETQILEDVICLVFLQYYFGDFARQHPEEKIVDIVAKTWKKMSEEGHRAAKKLALSEEEGKMIEKALAKA, encoded by the coding sequence TTGCGTATCCAAACTAATTTTGAAAGCATGGCGCTCAACAAGAAAGAAACGGAAGGGAACGTTTTGTTTCCTGTATTTTTTAAACTGCACGAACTGGAAGTACTGGTGGTGGGAGGAGGATATGTAGGCTTGGAGAAACTTCAGGCTCTGGTGAAAAATAGCCCTGAAACACATATTACCTTAGTAGGCAAAGAAATTTTGCAAGAAGACATTTACAAGCTGGCAAAGAAGTATCCTCATATTAAAATTATTGAAAGAAAATTCAAAAGAAAAGACCTGAGGGACAAAGACCTGGTATTTCTGGCAACCAACGACCGGAAACTGCATGAGAAAATCAAGAAGATGACCCGTCGTAAACATATCATGACCAATGTGGCGGATACGCCTGACCTCTGCGATTTTTACCTGAGTTCAGTAGTGAAAAAAGGTGATCTGAAGATAGCGGTTTCCAGCAATGGCAAGTCGCCTACCTTGACCAAACGTATTCGGGAGTACCTGGAAGAAGCAATTCCTGATGATGTGCAGTTACTCCTGGACAATCTTAAAGAAGTACGTGATCAGCTCAAAGGAGATTTTGAATACAAGGTGCAGAAACTAAACGAGGTCACTTCTGACTGGCTGGGGAAAGAAAAGAAAGCCGGGGACACGATTGAAGATAAAGCCCGCTTTGAAAAAACCATTACCGTTTTCGATCAGGCAAATGCCGAAGATCCTCATCACGAGATTGTGGATGGTAGAAATGTGCCTAAAGAGCTTGTCTACGGACAGCGGATGAGTAATACCCTGGCAGTATTCTTTCCCAATGCCTCAGAAGAACTACAACTGGCTGCCCGCTGTCAACATATCAGGCGCTGGGAAATTCCTCGAGACACATATCCGATGGACAGAAAAGGTTATTTGAAATGGCGTACTCAGCTCAAGATATTTCACGCTAAAAAAGCAGGTGAAATCATGGCTGCGCATGGCTATGATCAAAAAACGATTGAGCGCGTAGCCTTTCTGTTAAAGAAACAAAAGCTGAAAAGTGATCCTGAGACACAAATCCTGGAAGATGTGATTTGTCTGGTGTTTCTTCAGTACTATTTTGGGGATTTTGCCAGGCAGCATCCTGAAGAAAAAATTGTAGACATTGTAGCCAAGACCTGGAAAAAGATGTCGGAAGAAGGACATAGAGCAGCCAAAAAGTTAGCCCTTTCCGAAGAAGAGGGAAAAATGATAGAGAAGGCACTGGCTAAGGCATAA
- the cobA gene encoding uroporphyrinogen-III C-methyltransferase: MLKSKLTLVGAGPGDEMLITLKGILALESADVILYDALANPALLKYCKEDALKIFVGKRAGRHHLQQHEINRMIVRYARRHGNVVRLKGGDPFVFGRGQEEKEYALKHGLEVEIVPGISSAMAVPAMQNIPLTHRGINESFWVMTGTTRAGTLSEDIHLAAQSSATIVILMGKKRLRHIIKLFGEQRGMEEPIAVIQNGTCVNEKIAVGKLKNIMTGVEEKQISSPAIIVIGAVVEKHLLSIRQSVTSLAYPN; this comes from the coding sequence ATGTTGAAATCAAAACTCACTTTGGTAGGAGCCGGTCCGGGGGATGAGATGCTGATTACCCTAAAAGGAATATTGGCGCTGGAAAGCGCGGATGTGATCCTCTATGATGCACTGGCAAATCCCGCTTTGCTCAAATACTGTAAAGAAGACGCATTGAAAATATTTGTGGGAAAAAGAGCAGGACGTCATCACCTACAGCAGCATGAAATCAACCGTATGATAGTACGTTATGCTCGCAGGCATGGAAATGTAGTACGCCTCAAAGGAGGTGATCCTTTTGTATTTGGAAGAGGGCAGGAGGAAAAAGAGTATGCGCTTAAGCATGGTCTGGAGGTAGAGATTGTTCCCGGCATCAGTAGTGCCATGGCTGTGCCGGCTATGCAGAATATTCCGCTCACACATAGAGGAATCAATGAAAGTTTCTGGGTGATGACCGGGACTACTCGCGCCGGAACCCTCTCCGAAGATATACATCTGGCAGCGCAGTCGTCCGCCACTATCGTAATTCTGATGGGCAAGAAAAGGCTCCGGCATATCATCAAACTTTTTGGAGAACAGCGAGGCATGGAAGAACCGATAGCAGTAATCCAGAATGGCACCTGTGTAAATGAAAAAATAGCGGTAGGAAAACTGAAAAACATCATGACCGGGGTAGAAGAGAAACAAATTTCTTCACCGGCGATCATTGTGATTGGAGCTGTAGTTGAAAAACACTTGCTATCCATTCGGCAAAGTGTAACTTCGCTTGCGTATCCAAACTAA
- the nirB gene encoding nitrite reductase large subunit NirB gives MKKVVVIGNGMVGYKFCEKLRKIASPEHVSITVFGEEPRLAYDRVHLSEYFSDKNADKLTLAPLEWYRENQIKLHSGKLIAHLDRTAKTVETHDHQVFEYDQLIMATGSSPFVPPIPGTDKKGVFVYRTIEDLDAIISYGSKVKSAAVLGGGLLGLEAAKAMLDLGLKTHVVEFASRLMPRQLDEAASKALQTSIESLGIQIHLNKSTREIAGNGKLDGLYFADNTQLDVDMLVISAGIRPRDELAHLSDLEVGPRGGIVTNEFMQTSDPDIYAIGEAALYQNMIYGLVAPGYDMAEVAAQHILGREEKTFMGSDMSTKLKLIGVDVASFGDPFCENQAHYPIVFEHKSKGIYKRINLSPDGKLLLGGILVGDAEAYNMLLQTMQNGLSLPPDPEDLILGARGGEGSVGQGVENLPEQAQICSCEGITKGAICQSITEGNLNSVQEVKSCTKAGTGCGGCMPMVTDLFHHTLKSMGKRVKKTLCEHFDYSRQELFDLVKINAIKSYDELLDKYGKGDGCEICKPAVASILASIWNELITEQDTIQDTNDRFLANIQKGGTYSVVPRVPGGEITPDKLIVIGQVAKKYDLYTKITGGQRIDLFGAHLHQLPDIWEELIEAGFESGHAYGKSLRTVKSCVGSSWCRYGLHDSVSFALEIENRYKGLRSPHKLKSAVSGCIRECAEAQSKDFGIIATEKGWNLFVCGNGGAKPQHAQLLASDLDNESCIRYIDRFLMFYIKTAEPLTRTSTWLNKLEGGMEYLKDVVVNDCLGIGAQLEEDMKRTLNVYKCEWKEVVNNPELRAKFTHFINSDEPDESIRFERRREQKVPAEWGK, from the coding sequence ATGAAAAAAGTTGTCGTCATAGGAAATGGAATGGTGGGTTACAAATTTTGCGAAAAACTACGTAAAATCGCATCTCCCGAGCATGTTTCAATTACTGTTTTCGGGGAGGAGCCCCGGCTGGCTTACGATCGTGTTCATCTCAGCGAATACTTCTCGGATAAAAACGCTGATAAGCTCACCCTGGCTCCACTGGAATGGTACAGAGAAAATCAGATTAAGCTGCACAGCGGAAAACTGATCGCTCACCTGGACAGGACTGCCAAAACTGTAGAAACGCATGACCATCAGGTTTTTGAATATGATCAGTTGATTATGGCTACCGGATCCAGCCCTTTTGTACCTCCTATTCCGGGAACAGACAAAAAGGGGGTGTTCGTATACCGTACCATAGAAGATCTGGATGCCATCATCTCTTATGGCAGCAAAGTAAAAAGCGCAGCCGTTCTCGGAGGAGGCTTACTGGGGCTGGAAGCTGCCAAAGCCATGCTTGATCTGGGGCTGAAAACCCATGTAGTGGAATTTGCCTCCCGCCTTATGCCTCGTCAACTGGATGAAGCAGCTTCCAAAGCATTACAAACCAGTATTGAAAGCCTGGGAATACAAATACACCTCAACAAAAGCACTCGCGAAATTGCCGGAAACGGAAAGCTGGATGGCTTATATTTTGCTGACAATACACAACTGGATGTAGATATGCTGGTAATCTCAGCGGGAATACGTCCTCGTGATGAGCTTGCCCACCTAAGTGATCTGGAGGTTGGTCCGCGTGGTGGCATCGTGACCAATGAATTTATGCAGACTTCCGATCCCGATATCTACGCTATTGGTGAAGCTGCCCTTTACCAGAATATGATTTATGGCTTGGTAGCTCCCGGTTATGATATGGCTGAAGTAGCTGCCCAACATATCCTGGGCAGAGAGGAAAAAACTTTTATGGGTAGCGATATGTCTACCAAACTCAAACTCATTGGGGTAGACGTAGCCAGCTTTGGCGATCCTTTCTGTGAAAATCAAGCCCACTACCCTATCGTATTTGAGCATAAGTCCAAAGGAATTTATAAAAGAATTAACCTCTCCCCGGACGGAAAACTGCTGCTGGGAGGCATACTTGTAGGGGATGCGGAAGCTTACAACATGTTATTGCAAACCATGCAAAATGGACTGAGCCTTCCTCCTGATCCTGAAGACCTGATTTTAGGAGCCAGAGGAGGGGAAGGCTCTGTAGGACAAGGTGTGGAAAATCTACCTGAGCAGGCTCAAATCTGCTCTTGCGAAGGCATTACCAAAGGCGCGATATGTCAGTCAATTACTGAGGGAAATCTGAACTCGGTGCAAGAGGTGAAATCCTGTACCAAGGCAGGAACAGGTTGCGGAGGCTGTATGCCCATGGTGACTGACCTTTTTCACCATACGCTGAAAAGTATGGGCAAGCGGGTCAAGAAGACGCTATGCGAGCATTTTGACTATTCCCGTCAGGAGCTTTTTGACCTGGTAAAAATCAACGCAATAAAAAGCTACGACGAACTGCTTGACAAATATGGCAAAGGAGATGGCTGTGAAATCTGTAAGCCAGCAGTGGCTTCTATACTCGCCAGCATCTGGAATGAACTGATCACCGAACAAGATACCATACAGGATACAAACGATCGCTTTCTGGCCAATATCCAGAAAGGAGGCACTTACTCTGTAGTTCCTCGTGTTCCCGGCGGTGAAATTACTCCTGACAAACTCATCGTGATCGGACAGGTCGCCAAGAAATATGATTTGTATACCAAAATTACCGGCGGTCAGCGCATTGACTTGTTTGGTGCGCACTTGCATCAACTTCCTGATATCTGGGAAGAATTAATTGAAGCTGGTTTTGAAAGCGGACATGCTTATGGAAAATCACTACGTACTGTGAAAAGCTGTGTAGGTTCTTCCTGGTGCCGCTATGGTTTGCATGACTCTGTATCTTTTGCGCTGGAAATAGAAAACCGTTACAAAGGATTGCGCTCACCTCACAAACTCAAAAGCGCGGTCTCCGGCTGTATCCGTGAATGTGCTGAAGCACAAAGCAAAGACTTTGGCATTATCGCTACCGAAAAAGGCTGGAATCTCTTCGTCTGTGGAAATGGTGGAGCCAAGCCGCAGCATGCCCAGCTCCTGGCCTCAGACCTGGATAATGAAAGCTGCATCCGTTACATAGACCGTTTTCTCATGTTTTACATCAAAACGGCAGAGCCACTTACACGCACCTCTACCTGGCTCAACAAGTTGGAAGGGGGAATGGAATACCTGAAAGATGTGGTGGTCAATGACTGTCTGGGCATAGGGGCTCAGCTGGAGGAAGATATGAAGCGTACGCTGAATGTATACAAATGCGAGTGGAAAGAAGTGGTCAATAATCCTGAGCTTAGGGCTAAGTTTACACACTTTATCAATTCAGATGAACCTGACGAAAGTATACGCTTTGAACGTCGCAGGGAACAAAAAGTACCTGCCGAATGGGGCAAATAA
- the nirD gene encoding nitrite reductase small subunit NirD encodes MISTEAYKTVNEEAVTTWFKAAPVNAFPSNGGTCVQYKGKQIAVFNFSRRNEWYACQNLCPHKMQMILSRGLIGTHQEEPKVACPFHKKSFSLKTGECINGDECSLATYPVKIKDEHVYIGFKE; translated from the coding sequence ATGATATCTACAGAAGCATATAAAACAGTAAATGAAGAAGCAGTCACTACCTGGTTCAAAGCTGCTCCGGTAAATGCTTTTCCCAGCAATGGTGGAACCTGTGTGCAGTACAAGGGAAAACAAATTGCCGTATTCAATTTTAGCCGTCGCAACGAGTGGTATGCCTGCCAGAACCTCTGCCCTCATAAAATGCAGATGATTTTATCTCGAGGCTTGATAGGCACGCATCAGGAGGAACCTAAGGTAGCCTGTCCTTTTCATAAAAAATCATTTTCTCTGAAAACAGGAGAATGCATTAACGGTGATGAATGTAGCCTCGCCACCTATCCGGTTAAAATAAAAGATGAGCACGTATATATAGGTTTTAAGGAATAA